The proteins below are encoded in one region of Thermococcus peptonophilus:
- a CDS encoding flippase: MSEASQALQKIARGTGIVFAGTIISMLFGFLSRAVIARYFSTGEYGVFNLALTVLNIALVVATLGFQNALPREVAFYREREPSKIGDLVSTALVIVAASSFVITVLLVLGSGFAARVFSEERLVYALKIAALALPFWALTSVVVAVSRGFGRVREQVYFRNIVYPIVWLVLVVLMAVLGLPFTSIFWMYILTQSAVFLALVFEVHRIRLFNVKPSFDPALGKKLVLFSLPLMFVGILNFLMTWTDTLMLGYYKGSEVVGLYNAATPLARLIPIFLGSASVIYSPIVTSLYAQGKIGEMGRVYQILTKWVFLLTLPIFAVMFLFPKATISFLFGEKYVSAAPALQILSLGFMFHTFLGLNGMTLIVIGKPKLNMVGDTFAVVSNISLNLALIPRYGMVGAAVATAVSYFVANVFRSYWLYKMTGIHPFSWNYVKPLGISFLLLGVLKWLNLDVEDIWHAIPVLVVFLAVYALLVLLSRSIDREDVELLLTVEKRLGINLGRIKKILRKFV, from the coding sequence ATGAGCGAGGCGAGCCAGGCACTGCAGAAGATTGCAAGGGGAACGGGGATCGTCTTTGCCGGGACGATTATTTCGATGCTCTTCGGGTTTTTAAGCCGGGCGGTGATAGCGAGGTACTTTTCCACTGGAGAGTATGGAGTGTTTAATCTAGCCCTGACGGTGCTGAACATCGCTCTCGTTGTGGCGACGCTGGGCTTTCAGAACGCCCTGCCGAGGGAGGTGGCGTTCTACAGGGAGAGGGAGCCTTCTAAGATTGGGGATCTGGTCTCAACGGCTCTGGTTATTGTCGCGGCGAGCAGTTTTGTAATCACGGTGCTCCTGGTGCTCGGCTCGGGCTTTGCTGCCCGGGTGTTCAGCGAGGAGAGGCTGGTCTACGCATTAAAGATAGCCGCCCTTGCCCTGCCGTTCTGGGCCCTGACAAGTGTGGTGGTTGCGGTTTCCAGGGGCTTCGGAAGGGTCAGGGAGCAGGTGTACTTCAGGAACATAGTCTATCCGATAGTCTGGCTTGTACTCGTTGTGCTCATGGCTGTTCTCGGCCTCCCGTTTACTTCAATATTCTGGATGTACATCCTGACTCAATCGGCGGTATTTCTGGCCCTGGTCTTTGAGGTGCACAGGATCCGGCTTTTTAACGTAAAGCCCTCTTTTGATCCTGCCCTCGGGAAAAAGCTGGTTCTCTTTTCCCTCCCCCTGATGTTCGTTGGAATTCTGAATTTTTTGATGACATGGACCGACACGCTGATGCTCGGCTATTACAAGGGCTCGGAGGTCGTAGGATTGTACAATGCGGCCACTCCCCTGGCAAGGTTGATCCCCATCTTTCTGGGTTCTGCGTCTGTAATCTATTCCCCCATAGTCACGTCACTGTACGCCCAGGGGAAGATCGGGGAGATGGGGAGGGTCTATCAGATCCTGACGAAGTGGGTGTTCCTCCTGACGCTCCCCATATTTGCCGTCATGTTCCTCTTTCCAAAGGCCACCATATCCTTCCTCTTCGGCGAGAAATACGTCTCCGCCGCACCGGCACTCCAGATACTGTCTCTGGGGTTCATGTTCCACACGTTTCTGGGACTAAACGGCATGACGCTTATCGTTATTGGAAAGCCAAAGCTCAACATGGTAGGGGACACCTTTGCCGTGGTATCCAACATCTCCCTGAATCTAGCTTTGATACCCCGGTATGGAATGGTCGGTGCCGCCGTCGCCACGGCGGTTTCCTACTTCGTGGCCAACGTCTTCAGGTCATACTGGCTTTATAAGATGACTGGGATACATCCATTCAGCTGGAACTACGTGAAGCCGCTGGGAATCAGCTTCCTTTTGCTTGGAGTTCTTAAATGGCTGAATCTGGACGTGGAAGACATATGGCACGCGATCCCGGTGCTCGTCGTTTTCCTGGCGGTCTATGCTCTGCTGGTGCTTTTAAGCAGGAGCATTGACAGGGAGGATGTTGAACTTTTGTTGACGGTGGAGAAGAGGCTAGGAATAAACCTGGGGAGAATAAAGAAGATTTTAAGGAAGTTTGTTTAG
- a CDS encoding helix-turn-helix domain-containing protein yields the protein MDRVKPPTSREKIYSLLFDHAPISVPEISRITGMNYKYVFQVVRTLRKENYLTVVPGGKLVILDRKGLIFRWAKDKEIILNSLSPVTMGLIPDYDLRDLVLFSGNSALWLLGRIISPAGGIIYASEKTFKELMKFRDPEGYPFKVYIYDDFYFKIRKELNGYYIPSWGMILADMLVQGTYTRLFDDVFETVVSTIEGEENEGV from the coding sequence GTGGATAGAGTGAAACCCCCAACTTCGAGGGAGAAGATTTACAGCCTGCTTTTTGATCACGCCCCAATTTCAGTCCCTGAAATCTCAAGAATCACCGGGATGAACTACAAGTACGTCTTTCAGGTTGTCAGGACTCTAAGAAAGGAAAATTATCTGACGGTGGTGCCGGGCGGAAAGCTGGTGATCCTTGACAGGAAGGGGCTGATATTCAGGTGGGCGAAGGATAAGGAGATAATCCTGAATTCTCTGAGCCCGGTGACCATGGGGCTTATCCCGGATTACGACCTGAGGGATCTGGTTCTCTTCTCCGGAAACTCTGCCCTCTGGCTGCTCGGCAGGATAATCAGCCCCGCGGGTGGGATCATTTATGCAAGTGAAAAAACATTCAAAGAGCTCATGAAGTTCAGGGATCCTGAAGGCTACCCCTTTAAGGTCTACATCTACGATGACTTCTACTTCAAAATCCGGAAGGAGCTCAACGGTTACTACATCCCAAGCTGGGGAATGATTCTGGCCGATATGCTCGTCCAGGGGACGTACACAAGGCTCTTTGACGATGTCTTTGAAACCGTTGTTTCCACAATTGAAGGTGAGGAGAATGAAGGGGTTTGA
- the rfbD gene encoding dTDP-4-dehydrorhamnose reductase: MRIAIVGANGQLGTDLVEISSEDPEFEVVPLTHKDLDVAVLDSLKILKEVKPDVIINTAAYVRVDDAELHPEKAFAVNAIGALNVARIANDIGAINVYISTDYVFDGEKGEPYTEEDTPNPINVYGASKYAGEIFTRNYSSKHYIIRVASLYGKAGASGKGGNFVEWVIERAKSGEELRIVDDQFMSPTYTKDVARTLKEFLKLKPEFGVYHMVNEGFCSWYEFARAVFKILGWDVQIKPIKSNELNRLAKRPRFSALKNEKLEELGLNMKPWKEALKGYLQEKGYL; the protein is encoded by the coding sequence ATGAGGATCGCTATAGTTGGAGCAAACGGCCAGCTCGGAACAGATTTGGTAGAAATTTCCAGTGAAGATCCCGAATTTGAGGTTGTTCCTTTAACCCACAAAGACCTCGATGTGGCTGTTTTAGACAGCTTGAAGATTTTGAAAGAGGTTAAGCCTGACGTTATTATCAATACGGCTGCTTACGTCAGGGTTGATGACGCCGAGCTTCATCCAGAGAAAGCCTTTGCCGTTAATGCAATCGGGGCTTTAAACGTTGCAAGGATTGCCAATGATATTGGAGCGATCAACGTTTACATCAGCACAGATTATGTTTTTGACGGCGAAAAGGGGGAGCCTTATACTGAGGAAGACACACCCAACCCGATAAACGTCTACGGGGCTAGCAAGTACGCTGGGGAGATTTTCACTCGGAACTACTCTTCTAAGCATTATATAATCAGAGTGGCAAGCCTTTACGGAAAAGCTGGAGCAAGCGGCAAGGGCGGGAACTTTGTAGAATGGGTCATTGAAAGGGCAAAAAGTGGTGAGGAGCTTAGAATCGTGGACGACCAGTTCATGAGTCCAACGTATACCAAGGACGTCGCCAGAACTTTGAAGGAGTTTTTAAAGCTGAAACCGGAGTTTGGGGTTTATCATATGGTTAATGAAGGCTTTTGCTCGTGGTATGAGTTTGCTAGGGCGGTGTTCAAGATCCTGGGTTGGGACGTTCAGATAAAGCCCATAAAATCGAATGAACTTAACAGGTTGGCGAAGAGGCCGAGGTTTTCTGCGCTGAAGAACGAAAAGCTAGAAGAGCTTGGTTTAAATATGAAGCCTTGGAAAGAAGCATTGAAGGGGTATTTACAGGAGAAGGGATATTTATAG